Proteins encoded in a region of the Uloborus diversus isolate 005 chromosome 1, Udiv.v.3.1, whole genome shotgun sequence genome:
- the LOC129226254 gene encoding transmembrane protein 68-like, whose translation MAEDESLLHMNNLYSNATYEALGRDLVNWYFQHQVVIWTVVAITPITITLLLPFVMLTLVYISALYLKAYRYYYKINGYTFTPKCWEAARAILAYVWDAHSRFWYGYDIEGLENIPSEGPALVVFYHGAMPVDWYYLLSKTIIHKNRLICAVGDRFLFKVPGFDALIDCFQIYPGTIDTCADILRKGNLLAIAPGGVREALFGDESYPLIWGKRIGFARVAMEAKVPIIPVFTENIREAFFTLKLGKNWLRSIYERTRIPLVPIYGGFPVKLKTYVGQPVPYDPELTPEEMAEKVADRMKEMIKKHQKLPGNISRSMLERIQHLFKLKSL comes from the exons ATGGCAGAAGATGAGAGCTTATTGCATATGAACAATTTGTACAGCAATGCCACATATGAAGCTCTTGGTCGAGACCTAGTAAATTGGTATTTCCAGCATCAAGTAGTCATATGGACTGTCGTAGCAATCACTCCAATCACT ATCACGCTTCTATTGCCATTTGTTATGTTAACATTAGTGTACATATCTGCACTCTATTTGAAAGCATATcgatattattataaaataaatggtTATACCTTTACACCAAAGTGTTGGGAAGCTGCGAGAGCTATTTTGGCCTATGTATGGGATGCACATTCAAGGTTTTGGTATg GTTACGATATTGAAGGCTTGGAGAATATTCCTAGTGAAGGGCCTGCATTAGTTGTATTTTATCATGGTGCCATGCCAGTCGATTGGTATTATCttctttcaaaaactattattcatAAAAATCGTCTGATATGTGCTGTTGGCGatagatttctttttaaagtccCTG gaTTTGACGCTCTTATTGACTGCTTTCAAATTTACCCTGGGACAATTGATACCTGTGCAGACATATTAAGAAAAGGCAATCTTCTGGCTATTGCACCCGGTGGTGTTAGAGAAGCTTTATTTGGAGATGAAAGTTATCCCTTAATCTGGGGTAAAAGGATAGGGTTCGCTAGAGTTGCCATGGAAGCTAAAGTG ccAATCATTCCAGTCTTCACTGAAAATATCAGAGAAGCTTTCTTTACTCTCAAATTAGGAAAGA ATTGGCTTCGAAGCATTTATGAACGAACAAGAATACCCTTAGTTCCTATTTATGGCGGGTTCCCGGTGAAATTAAA AACATATGTTGGACAACCTGTTCCTTATGATCCCGAGTTAACACCAGAGGAAATGGCAGAAAAG GTTGCTGATAGAATGAAAGAAATGATAAAAAAGCACCAAAAACTTCCTGGAAACATATCCCGCAGCATGTTAGAAAGAATTCAGCATTTGTTTAAGTTGAAAAGTTTGTGA